The following proteins are co-located in the Candidatus Deferrimicrobiaceae bacterium genome:
- a CDS encoding GTPase domain-containing protein has product MALFNYATRELSAKIVYYGPGLSGKTTNIEMVHKLLKPDQKGKLISLPTETDRTLFFDFLPIELGQIKGFKVRFHLYTVPGQVFYNATRRLVLQGVDGVVFVADSQRGMEGSNEESLGNLTENLLTYGKKIEELPFVIQYNKRDLKNVATVAELDAYLNPRGVPIHEAVAIKGPGVTETLVTISRLVFNSLRKTLLMPGDDAGHEELGQAGNDKIDQTFGGLGAQPKAPSPPAFEPIEEISDLEEITEELRSDDALPMPDYESLPDEIEIGDEPAAGDLPAASPTPILFDELDEIEVENPKPYQPLTGANLSIDSDGGGLTFLRFEEPALTRNGDAVIPALFLDTAGNPVRIRIKLRIDEGA; this is encoded by the coding sequence ATGGCCTTATTCAATTATGCGACCCGGGAGCTGAGCGCCAAGATCGTCTATTACGGCCCGGGCCTTTCCGGAAAGACCACCAACATCGAGATGGTCCACAAGCTGCTGAAGCCCGACCAGAAGGGCAAGCTCATCTCGCTCCCGACCGAAACCGACCGGACGCTGTTCTTCGATTTCCTTCCGATCGAGCTCGGACAGATCAAGGGTTTCAAGGTCCGCTTCCACCTATACACCGTCCCAGGGCAGGTGTTCTACAACGCCACGCGCCGGCTGGTGCTCCAGGGGGTCGACGGCGTTGTCTTCGTCGCCGATTCGCAGCGCGGCATGGAGGGCAGCAACGAAGAAAGCCTGGGCAACCTGACCGAAAACCTCTTGACGTACGGCAAGAAGATCGAGGAATTGCCGTTCGTGATCCAGTACAACAAGCGCGATCTGAAGAACGTGGCCACCGTCGCCGAATTGGATGCGTACCTGAACCCGCGGGGTGTTCCGATTCATGAAGCCGTGGCGATCAAGGGGCCGGGTGTCACCGAGACGCTTGTCACCATATCCCGTCTCGTCTTCAACAGCCTTCGCAAGACGCTGCTCATGCCGGGAGACGACGCGGGCCACGAAGAATTGGGGCAGGCCGGGAACGACAAGATCGATCAGACCTTCGGCGGGCTCGGCGCCCAGCCTAAGGCGCCGAGCCCGCCGGCTTTCGAGCCGATCGAGGAAATCTCCGACCTCGAAGAGATCACCGAGGAATTGCGGTCCGACGACGCGCTTCCGATGCCCGATTACGAATCCCTTCCGGACGAGATCGAAATCGGGGATGAGCCAGCCGCCGGGGATCTGCCTGCAGCCTCGCCCACGCCCATCCTATTCGATGAACTCGACGAGATCGAGGTCGAGAATCCCAAGCCCTACCAGCCGCTGACCGGCGCCAACCTTTCTATCGATTCCGACGGGGGCGGGCTGACGTTCCTTCGATTCGAAGAACCCGCCCTGACCAGGAACGGCGACGCCGTGATCCCGGCGCTCTTTCTCGACACGGCAGGGAATCCGGTGCGCATCCGGATCAAGCTTCGGATCGACGAGGGGGCCTGA
- the fusA gene encoding elongation factor G has product MDIKQLRNVGIIAHGGAGKTTLAEALLFGAKATDRMGKVDDGSSNFDYDAEEIRRNITISTTFHHYNWNKVEVVLADTPGYINFEADTRACLTMLDGAILVVNAVAGVEVQTEKMWTFARASDVPVIAYVSKMDRERADFEKAVEEIGSILKVNAVPVALPIGKEAGFTGVIDLLRMKAMVYKGESGEFTITDIPPEMSSEAARGREKLVEASAESDDELIEKYLEGNELSEEEIRKGFQAGVRAMKFLPVLCGASPRCAGIHLLLDIVNFALPDPSYRGEVYGKNPKTGADEARPISDSAPFSAQVFKTLADPYAGKLSIFKIYSGTLTPELSPLNPGKGVQERIGQILRLEGKKQKAIGSASAGEIVAVAKFKDTATGDTLCDPKAPILFEPPARIDPVISFAVRPKTRNDEDKLGSSLTRMIEEDPTLNFRKDAQTNEFILAGMGETHLEVAVEKLKRQYGVEVELRTPKIPYFETIKGKAESQGKHKKQSGGRGQYGDCWIRIEPNRGKGFEYVDAIVGGSIPRNFIPAVEKGIVERMSRGVLAGFPMIDVKATVFDGSYHTVDSSEMAFKIAGSLAFKKAALEAKPVLLEPIVEMEVVVPEESIGDIIGDLNGRRGRVLGVDAIGKSQILKCQVALAEVLRYSSDLRSITSGRGQFTMRVTHYEEVPAAIAEKVIAESRKDIAEESEE; this is encoded by the coding sequence GTGGACATCAAGCAGCTAAGAAATGTCGGGATCATCGCTCATGGCGGCGCGGGCAAGACGACGCTGGCCGAGGCGCTTCTTTTCGGCGCGAAGGCGACAGACCGGATGGGCAAGGTCGACGACGGAAGCTCCAACTTCGATTACGACGCCGAGGAGATCCGGCGAAATATCACCATCAGCACGACATTTCATCACTATAACTGGAACAAGGTCGAGGTCGTCCTGGCGGACACGCCCGGCTACATCAATTTCGAAGCAGACACGCGCGCCTGCCTCACCATGCTCGACGGCGCCATCCTGGTGGTCAACGCGGTGGCGGGCGTCGAGGTCCAGACCGAAAAAATGTGGACGTTCGCACGCGCGTCCGACGTCCCGGTGATCGCCTACGTCTCCAAGATGGATCGCGAACGCGCCGACTTCGAGAAGGCGGTCGAAGAGATCGGCAGTATCCTCAAGGTCAACGCCGTTCCCGTTGCGCTTCCCATCGGGAAGGAGGCCGGCTTTACCGGTGTTATCGACCTGCTCCGGATGAAGGCCATGGTCTACAAGGGCGAAAGCGGCGAATTCACGATCACCGACATCCCGCCCGAAATGTCGTCCGAGGCCGCCCGAGGTCGCGAAAAGCTGGTCGAGGCTTCCGCCGAGTCCGATGACGAGCTGATCGAGAAATACCTCGAAGGCAACGAGCTGAGCGAGGAGGAGATCCGGAAGGGGTTCCAGGCCGGGGTTCGCGCCATGAAGTTCCTCCCGGTCCTGTGCGGCGCCTCCCCCCGGTGCGCCGGCATTCACCTGCTGCTCGACATCGTGAACTTCGCGCTGCCCGATCCCTCCTATCGCGGCGAGGTCTATGGCAAGAATCCGAAAACCGGTGCCGACGAGGCCAGGCCCATCTCTGATTCCGCTCCGTTTTCCGCACAGGTCTTCAAGACGCTGGCGGACCCCTACGCGGGAAAGCTGTCGATCTTCAAAATCTACTCCGGGACGTTGACGCCCGAACTGTCGCCGCTCAACCCCGGCAAGGGGGTGCAGGAGCGCATCGGGCAGATCCTTCGGCTCGAAGGCAAGAAGCAGAAGGCGATCGGGTCGGCTTCCGCGGGGGAGATCGTCGCCGTAGCAAAGTTCAAGGACACGGCCACCGGCGACACCCTGTGCGATCCGAAGGCGCCGATCCTTTTCGAGCCACCCGCCCGTATCGACCCGGTCATCTCGTTCGCCGTCCGGCCCAAGACACGCAACGACGAGGACAAGCTGGGCTCCTCCCTGACGCGCATGATCGAGGAAGACCCCACGCTCAATTTCCGCAAGGATGCCCAGACCAACGAGTTCATCCTGGCCGGTATGGGCGAGACCCACCTCGAGGTCGCCGTCGAGAAGCTCAAGCGCCAGTACGGCGTCGAGGTCGAGCTGCGCACCCCGAAGATCCCGTATTTCGAGACGATCAAGGGAAAGGCCGAGTCGCAAGGCAAGCACAAGAAGCAGTCGGGCGGGCGCGGACAGTATGGCGACTGCTGGATCCGGATCGAACCGAACCGGGGCAAGGGATTCGAATACGTCGACGCGATCGTCGGCGGGTCCATTCCACGCAACTTCATCCCCGCCGTCGAGAAGGGGATCGTCGAACGGATGAGCCGGGGCGTTTTGGCCGGCTTCCCCATGATCGACGTCAAGGCAACCGTGTTCGACGGGTCGTACCACACGGTCGACTCATCCGAAATGGCGTTCAAAATTGCCGGGTCGCTCGCCTTCAAGAAAGCGGCGCTCGAGGCCAAGCCGGTGCTTCTCGAGCCCATCGTCGAGATGGAGGTCGTCGTGCCCGAGGAAAGCATCGGGGACATCATCGGAGACCTCAACGGCCGCCGCGGGCGCGTTCTCGGCGTCGACGCCATCGGCAAGAGCCAGATCCTCAAGTGCCAGGTGGCACTGGCCGAGGTGCTCCGTTATTCGTCCGACCTACGGTCGATCACGTCGGGTCGCGGGCAGTTCACGATGCGGGTCACCCATTACGAAGAGGTCCCCGCGGCTATCGCCGAGAAGGTGATCGCCGAGTCCCGCAAGGACATCGCCGAAGAGTCCGAGGAATGA
- a CDS encoding type III pantothenate kinase, whose protein sequence is MLLVIDIGNTNTVLGVFDGESLIHHWRIFTNREKTSDEYGILIRNLYAASHFSSREITAIIISSVVPPITPIFVELCSSYFGITPVVVGPGIKTGVSIKMDNPKEVGADRIVNAAAAHVKYKTHCIIVDFGTATTFDYVSAAGDYMGGVIAPGVNISAEALFRQASKLPRIEVVKPAAVVGKNTVTAMQSGLFFGYVSLVEGIVDRMKKELKVDPIVVATGGLARVFSGETTRIQIIDENLTLEGLRIIYEKNAV, encoded by the coding sequence ATGCTGCTCGTCATCGATATCGGGAATACCAATACCGTCCTCGGCGTCTTCGACGGCGAGTCGCTGATCCACCATTGGCGAATCTTCACGAACCGCGAGAAGACGAGCGACGAGTACGGAATCCTTATCCGCAACCTCTACGCGGCCAGTCATTTTTCCTCTCGCGAGATCACCGCGATCATCATTTCGTCCGTTGTTCCGCCCATCACGCCGATCTTCGTGGAGCTGTGCTCCAGCTACTTCGGCATCACACCGGTCGTCGTAGGACCGGGGATCAAGACGGGCGTCTCGATCAAGATGGACAATCCCAAGGAAGTGGGCGCGGACCGCATCGTCAACGCCGCGGCCGCACACGTCAAATACAAGACCCACTGCATCATCGTCGATTTCGGCACCGCGACCACGTTCGATTACGTGTCCGCGGCAGGCGACTACATGGGGGGCGTGATCGCCCCGGGCGTGAACATCTCCGCCGAGGCGCTATTCCGCCAGGCTTCGAAGCTGCCCCGGATCGAAGTGGTCAAGCCGGCCGCGGTCGTCGGGAAGAACACCGTGACCGCGATGCAATCGGGGCTTTTCTTCGGGTACGTCTCGCTCGTAGAGGGGATCGTCGACCGCATGAAGAAAGAGCTGAAAGTCGATCCGATCGTCGTCGCCACCGGGGGACTGGCCCGCGTATTTTCGGGCGAAACGACGCGAATCCAGATCATCGATGAGAATTTGACTCTTGAAGGACTGCGTATAATATACGAAAAGAACGCGGTCTGA
- a CDS encoding biotin--[acetyl-CoA-carboxylase] ligase has product MASRLSQILEECPGASISGEEISRRLGTTRAAVWKQVQSLRAKGYEIVGTRGEGYRLLRRPDLINAEALEARFGRKPIWTAFEYFPVTDSTNARAMELAEKGAPHATIVCADAQTSGRGRLGRKWESPPGINLYLTVILRPPIEPYRAPQLTLMTAIALAQAVEETTGLACALKWPNDLYIGGRKAAGILAEMAADPDRLRHVAVGIGLNVNGLEKDFPEEIRGKATSLRIQAGRSFARVDILAEFLTRLSEAYHTFLAGGFAALRPEWTRRALIDGKRVLLRQRGDAEWGTALGVDEEGVLMFRKDGDASIGKIYSGEIIEFEG; this is encoded by the coding sequence ATGGCCAGCAGGCTCTCTCAGATTCTCGAGGAATGTCCAGGGGCCTCGATCTCGGGCGAAGAGATCAGTCGCCGGTTGGGCACGACTCGGGCGGCCGTCTGGAAACAGGTGCAGTCATTGCGCGCCAAGGGTTACGAAATCGTAGGCACGCGAGGGGAAGGGTACCGCCTCCTGCGTCGTCCGGACCTGATCAATGCGGAGGCGCTGGAAGCGCGGTTCGGCCGCAAGCCGATCTGGACCGCATTCGAATATTTTCCGGTGACCGACAGCACCAATGCCCGCGCGATGGAGCTGGCCGAAAAGGGCGCTCCGCACGCCACGATCGTTTGCGCCGACGCGCAGACCAGCGGGCGCGGTCGTCTCGGGCGCAAGTGGGAATCGCCCCCCGGAATCAATCTCTATCTCACGGTGATCTTACGGCCCCCGATCGAGCCTTACCGCGCGCCGCAGCTGACTCTGATGACCGCAATCGCCCTGGCGCAAGCCGTCGAGGAGACGACCGGCCTTGCCTGCGCCCTCAAGTGGCCGAACGACCTCTACATCGGCGGCAGGAAAGCCGCCGGCATCCTGGCCGAGATGGCGGCCGATCCCGACCGGCTCCGGCATGTGGCCGTCGGGATCGGGCTCAACGTCAACGGGCTGGAAAAGGACTTCCCGGAAGAGATTCGCGGGAAGGCGACTTCGCTCCGCATCCAGGCCGGCAGGTCGTTTGCCCGGGTCGACATTTTGGCTGAATTCCTAACCCGTCTTTCCGAGGCCTACCACACCTTCTTGGCAGGCGGTTTCGCGGCGCTTCGCCCCGAGTGGACCCGGCGGGCGCTGATCGACGGGAAGCGGGTGCTCCTGAGACAGCGGGGCGATGCCGAATGGGGCACGGCGCTCGGGGTCGACGAGGAAGGCGTGCTGATGTTCCGAAAGGATGGAGACGCGTCGATCGGTAAAATATACAGCGGCGAAATCATCGAATTCGAGGGGTAA
- a CDS encoding choice-of-anchor N protein — MRDFGKGFWVTAAASIMLLVAASGAMGCPKLQLDIGGGHYVKDTTAANPDGESIVAGASKFNLYAYMYGLNINSNYYISAAILPNPGMASDDLGFFTINGKTINVTKDMFYGVPPLESNLAFDSHDLGPHGVFPTWFSETPFKFDTTDLSKLYNTQDATGSGPQIYNPKDSKMYYVPFDVDLTGLNPDLVVHFDLYDEIIVKCRGVVTDIDRDNFAPFSHDANGSSPPRTLVPEPASMMLLTTGLVGLAVMRRRQRRK; from the coding sequence ATGCGCGACTTCGGAAAGGGTTTTTGGGTCACAGCCGCTGCATCGATCATGCTTCTCGTTGCCGCCTCAGGGGCGATGGGCTGTCCAAAGTTGCAACTCGACATCGGAGGCGGGCACTATGTCAAGGACACCACGGCCGCCAACCCGGATGGGGAGAGCATCGTTGCGGGCGCGTCCAAGTTCAACCTCTATGCTTACATGTACGGCCTCAATATCAACTCGAACTATTACATCTCTGCGGCAATCCTTCCTAATCCGGGCATGGCATCGGACGACCTTGGCTTCTTCACCATCAACGGGAAGACGATCAACGTGACGAAGGACATGTTCTATGGCGTACCCCCTCTCGAGTCGAACCTGGCGTTCGACTCCCACGATCTCGGGCCGCACGGGGTGTTCCCGACCTGGTTCAGCGAGACCCCGTTCAAGTTCGATACGACCGACCTATCCAAGCTCTACAATACCCAAGATGCGACCGGCTCCGGTCCCCAGATCTACAACCCAAAAGATAGCAAGATGTACTATGTCCCGTTTGATGTCGATCTTACCGGGCTTAATCCCGACCTCGTCGTCCATTTCGATCTCTATGACGAAATAATAGTTAAATGCAGAGGAGTCGTCACCGACATCGATCGCGACAATTTCGCCCCGTTCTCCCATGATGCAAACGGTTCGTCGCCTCCGAGGACTCTCGTTCCCGAACCCGCCAGCATGATGCTGCTCACCACGGGCCTTGTCGGTCTGGCCGTGATGAGGCGTCGACAGCGACGGAAATAA
- a CDS encoding methylmalonyl-CoA mutase family protein — protein MAKTTVTGKAVKAGKMTGAVASRERWQKEVLEPAIARSPERRKRFENSSGTELPTLFNPEHLAADVYAEKVGFPGEYPFTRGVQPTMYRGRFWTMRQYAGFGTAKESNERYRYLLGQGTTGLSVAFDLPTQMGYDSDCAMAAGEVGKVGVAIDSLADMEVLFDKIPLDKVSTSMTINSTASILLAMYIAVGEKQGVPAGKLNGTIQNDILKEYIARGTYIFPPKPSMRVITDIFAYCKNGVPKWNTISISGYHIREAGSTAVQEVAFTLADGIAYVQAAIDAGMDVDSFASRLAFFFNAHNNLLEEVAKFRAARRLWAKIMKERFKAKDPRSWMLRFHTQTAGCTLTAQQPDNNIVRVTLQALSAVLGGTQSLHTNSRDEALSLPTEASVRIALRTQQVIAHESGVADTVDPLAGSYCIEALTDAIEREAEAYIAKIDERGGVIRAIDGGYIQREIQDASYRYQLQVEQKEQVIVGVNDFAVKENPPTGLLKVDPKIEKDQRKRLADLRKKRDNGAVKAALGDLEKACRGKANVMPPILEAVRAYGTLGEISDVMRGVFGTYHGKANV, from the coding sequence ATGGCGAAAACGACGGTAACGGGAAAAGCGGTCAAGGCGGGGAAGATGACGGGCGCCGTGGCTTCCCGCGAGCGGTGGCAGAAGGAGGTGCTCGAACCGGCGATCGCCAGGTCGCCCGAACGTCGCAAGCGGTTCGAAAACAGCTCCGGGACCGAGTTGCCCACGCTGTTCAACCCTGAACACCTGGCGGCGGACGTCTACGCGGAAAAGGTCGGCTTCCCGGGAGAATATCCCTTTACGCGCGGCGTCCAGCCCACGATGTACCGGGGGCGTTTCTGGACCATGCGGCAGTACGCCGGGTTTGGCACGGCCAAGGAGTCCAACGAGCGTTATCGCTACCTGCTGGGGCAGGGAACGACCGGGCTTTCGGTGGCGTTCGACCTGCCCACCCAGATGGGCTACGACTCCGACTGCGCGATGGCGGCGGGCGAGGTCGGCAAGGTGGGCGTCGCGATCGACTCGCTGGCCGACATGGAAGTGCTCTTCGACAAGATTCCGCTCGACAAGGTTTCCACGTCGATGACCATCAACTCGACGGCCTCGATCCTGCTCGCGATGTACATCGCGGTAGGAGAAAAGCAGGGCGTCCCGGCGGGCAAGCTCAACGGCACGATCCAGAACGACATCCTCAAGGAGTACATCGCCCGCGGCACCTACATCTTCCCGCCCAAGCCGTCGATGCGCGTCATCACCGACATCTTTGCGTACTGCAAGAACGGCGTGCCCAAGTGGAACACCATCAGCATCTCGGGCTATCACATCAGGGAAGCGGGATCCACCGCGGTCCAGGAAGTCGCCTTCACGCTGGCCGACGGCATCGCGTACGTCCAGGCGGCGATCGACGCGGGGATGGACGTCGACTCGTTCGCGTCGCGGCTCGCCTTCTTCTTCAACGCCCACAACAATCTGCTCGAGGAAGTCGCAAAGTTCCGCGCCGCGCGCCGCCTTTGGGCGAAGATCATGAAGGAGCGCTTCAAGGCGAAGGACCCGCGCTCGTGGATGCTCCGCTTCCATACGCAGACCGCCGGTTGCACGCTCACGGCGCAGCAACCAGACAACAACATCGTTCGCGTCACGCTCCAGGCGCTCTCGGCGGTTCTCGGCGGGACGCAGTCGCTCCACACTAATTCGCGCGACGAGGCGCTGTCGCTCCCGACCGAGGCCTCGGTCCGGATCGCCCTGCGCACCCAACAGGTCATCGCGCACGAAAGCGGCGTGGCCGACACGGTCGATCCGCTCGCCGGCTCCTACTGCATCGAGGCGCTGACCGACGCGATCGAGCGGGAAGCCGAAGCGTACATCGCCAAGATCGACGAGCGGGGCGGCGTCATTCGCGCCATCGACGGCGGCTACATCCAGCGGGAGATCCAGGACGCCTCATATCGGTACCAGCTCCAGGTCGAGCAGAAGGAGCAGGTCATCGTCGGCGTCAACGATTTCGCGGTCAAGGAAAACCCGCCCACGGGGCTGCTCAAGGTCGATCCCAAGATCGAGAAGGACCAGCGCAAGCGGCTGGCCGATCTCCGGAAGAAACGCGACAACGGTGCGGTCAAGGCCGCACTGGGCGATCTCGAAAAGGCATGCCGGGGAAAGGCGAACGTGATGCCGCCGATCCTGGAAGCGGTTCGCGCCTACGGAACGCTCGGCGAGATCTCCGATGTGATGCGAGGGGTGTTCGGGACGTATCACGGGAAAGCCAACGTCTAG
- a CDS encoding biotin carboxylase N-terminal domain-containing protein, with amino-acid sequence MTQTVDLYKNNPLVHRGRRLGQSPSEWVRSFSCEDLNPLIVCRGPIRKEAMDVFEEMGISHYGILLSEKDSIVYPNALAPELRQLTDSRRVHRVPDYTGATKEERLERMHQIVSIAKDNGYASIFAGYGFMAEDEEFVATVEQAGLRFIGPCASTQARAGKKDEAKRTAVAVNVSVTPGIDNVTARTLVRKHPIRKTLLMLVEAEGLNVDPKVLSDAKLPIETLADHILMASYAKGIDLFSIEELCAQVRAEVAELFRKHPQSRFRLKAIGGGGGKGQRILGGSLLDLKKPTEKDIEKAAAEAPAMVREVLNEVKANGIGDNKNLLIELNIEQTRHNEIQLVGNGEWCIALGARDCSLQMHEQKLLEVSVSQDGLVTAIERAKAEGRKGEAKALESDLKVLAGMEVEAERFGQAVGLDSASTFECIVDRDRYYFMEVNTRIQVEHRVTELCYSLKFTNPKDKNDSFIVESLVEAMALLARHKERLPRPVRVPRFNAAVEARLNATDSSLSPHAGGMIRFWSDPIEGEIRDDQGICLPNPDSNMFMRYKVAGAYDSNIALLLTKGENRLDCYQHMSRVLCATNITGTDLATNLTFHYGLVNWFIGQNVMAKPTTRFVVPYLTLVGMIKDEANKIDPVYAFLQMKKHYAKRMSEHYPDDPSIGKAMSQALDRKGTLITRPIERLLEDPHMLSGWLSVNRGNFRIEDAKVVWLRNPLLVLDETYAYLNMSWKPDVPAAEIIWGHDNDLLQNALRFYTDLCGKLGLGTEDYFKLNEMLQKDKPQGGLDAAMWEQVRSAHFGFESGIELLGMLFLLANKTNFWDFRVEDNLEVTIPNYLSDPELQLRMKKILVPPPQTKADEIVAVCGGMYYGQEAPGMASFVTENMHFDKGQPLYIVEVMKMFNTIRAPFSGTIDKILMQGADGTIVQKGQPLFKITPDEMFVEVDPEEVERGRRKRTAEYLKAVL; translated from the coding sequence ATGACCCAGACCGTCGATTTATATAAGAACAATCCGCTGGTCCACCGGGGCCGGCGGCTTGGCCAGTCCCCATCCGAGTGGGTCCGCTCCTTCTCCTGCGAAGATCTTAACCCGCTCATCGTTTGCCGGGGGCCGATCCGGAAGGAGGCGATGGACGTCTTCGAGGAGATGGGAATATCCCATTACGGCATCCTCCTGTCCGAGAAAGACTCGATCGTCTATCCCAACGCGCTGGCGCCCGAGTTGCGGCAGCTGACCGACTCGCGCCGTGTCCACAGAGTCCCCGACTACACCGGGGCGACCAAGGAAGAGCGTCTCGAGCGGATGCACCAGATCGTCTCGATCGCGAAGGACAACGGCTACGCATCCATCTTCGCGGGCTACGGCTTCATGGCCGAGGACGAGGAGTTCGTCGCCACGGTCGAGCAGGCGGGGCTGCGCTTTATCGGTCCCTGCGCGTCGACCCAGGCGCGCGCGGGCAAGAAGGACGAGGCCAAGCGCACCGCGGTCGCAGTCAACGTCAGCGTCACGCCCGGCATCGACAACGTCACGGCACGCACGCTGGTCCGGAAGCATCCCATTCGGAAGACATTGCTCATGCTGGTCGAGGCCGAGGGACTCAACGTCGATCCGAAGGTGCTTTCCGACGCCAAACTTCCGATCGAGACGCTGGCCGATCACATTCTCATGGCGTCCTACGCCAAGGGGATCGACCTGTTTTCCATCGAGGAGCTGTGCGCGCAGGTGCGGGCCGAGGTCGCGGAGCTCTTCCGGAAGCATCCGCAGAGCCGCTTCCGCCTGAAGGCGATCGGCGGCGGCGGCGGGAAAGGGCAGCGCATTCTGGGAGGATCGCTGCTCGATCTCAAGAAGCCGACCGAGAAAGACATCGAAAAGGCGGCCGCCGAGGCGCCTGCGATGGTCCGCGAAGTGCTCAACGAGGTCAAGGCGAACGGGATCGGCGACAACAAGAATCTCCTCATCGAGCTCAATATCGAGCAGACGCGCCATAACGAGATCCAGCTCGTCGGGAATGGGGAATGGTGCATCGCGCTGGGCGCCCGTGACTGCTCCCTCCAGATGCACGAGCAGAAACTGCTAGAGGTCTCCGTCTCCCAGGATGGCCTGGTCACGGCCATCGAGCGCGCGAAGGCCGAAGGCCGGAAGGGGGAGGCAAAGGCGCTCGAAAGCGATCTCAAGGTGCTCGCGGGCATGGAGGTCGAAGCCGAGCGGTTCGGACAGGCGGTCGGCCTCGATTCCGCGTCGACGTTCGAATGCATCGTCGACCGCGACCGCTACTATTTCATGGAAGTGAACACCCGGATCCAGGTCGAGCACCGGGTCACCGAGCTGTGCTACTCGCTCAAGTTCACGAACCCGAAGGACAAGAACGATTCCTTCATCGTCGAGTCGCTTGTCGAAGCGATGGCGCTCCTTGCCCGCCACAAGGAGCGTCTCCCCCGTCCCGTGCGCGTTCCCCGCTTCAACGCGGCGGTCGAGGCGCGCCTCAACGCGACCGACAGCTCCCTCTCCCCGCACGCCGGTGGCATGATCCGCTTCTGGTCCGACCCGATCGAAGGCGAGATTCGGGACGATCAGGGCATTTGCCTGCCCAATCCCGACTCGAACATGTTCATGCGCTACAAGGTTGCGGGCGCCTACGACTCCAACATCGCGCTGCTGCTGACCAAGGGCGAAAACCGGCTCGACTGCTATCAGCACATGAGCCGCGTCCTGTGCGCCACGAACATCACCGGCACCGACCTTGCGACCAACCTCACGTTCCACTACGGGCTGGTCAACTGGTTCATCGGCCAGAACGTGATGGCCAAGCCGACGACGCGCTTCGTCGTGCCCTACCTGACGCTGGTCGGGATGATCAAGGACGAGGCCAACAAGATCGACCCCGTCTATGCATTCCTCCAGATGAAGAAACATTATGCCAAGCGGATGTCCGAGCACTATCCCGACGACCCGTCGATCGGAAAGGCGATGTCGCAGGCGCTCGACCGGAAGGGCACGCTGATCACCCGCCCGATCGAACGGTTGCTCGAGGATCCCCACATGCTATCCGGCTGGCTGAGCGTCAACCGCGGAAATTTCCGGATCGAGGACGCGAAGGTCGTCTGGCTCCGCAACCCGCTGCTGGTGCTCGACGAGACCTACGCCTATCTCAACATGTCCTGGAAGCCCGATGTCCCTGCGGCCGAGATCATCTGGGGGCACGACAACGATCTGCTCCAGAATGCGCTCCGGTTCTACACGGACCTGTGCGGGAAGCTCGGGCTCGGAACCGAGGACTACTTCAAGCTGAACGAGATGCTTCAGAAGGACAAGCCGCAGGGCGGCCTCGATGCGGCGATGTGGGAGCAGGTCCGCTCGGCTCACTTCGGGTTCGAGTCCGGTATAGAGCTGCTCGGGATGCTTTTCCTTCTCGCCAACAAGACGAACTTCTGGGACTTCCGCGTCGAGGACAACCTCGAGGTCACGATCCCGAACTACCTGTCCGATCCCGAGCTTCAGCTGCGGATGAAGAAGATCCTGGTTCCTCCGCCGCAGACGAAAGCCGACGAGATCGTAGCCGTCTGCGGCGGGATGTACTACGGGCAGGAGGCGCCCGGCATGGCGTCCTTCGTGACCGAAAACATGCACTTCGACAAGGGGCAGCCGCTCTATATCGTCGAGGTCATGAAGATGTTCAACACGATCCGCGCGCCGTTCTCGGGGACGATCGACAAGATCCTGATGCAGGGCGCTGACGGGACCATCGTGCAGAAGGGCCAGCCGTTGTTCAAGATCACGCCCGACGAGATGTTCGTCGAAGTCGACCCCGAAGAGGTCGAGCGCGGAAGAAGGAAGCGGACGGCCGAGTACCTGAAGGCGGTCCTCTAG